In Perognathus longimembris pacificus isolate PPM17 chromosome 3, ASM2315922v1, whole genome shotgun sequence, a single window of DNA contains:
- the Ilf3 gene encoding interleukin enhancer-binding factor 3 isoform X5 — MALYHHHFITRRRRRPMRIFVNDDRHVMAKHSSVYPTQEELEAVQNMVSHTERALKAVSDWIDEQEKGTGEPAESDNMDTTPDDESKEGAGEQKAEHMTRTLRGVMRVGLVAKGLLLKGDLDLELVLLCKEKPTTALLDKVADNLAIQLATVTEDKYEILQSVDDAAIVIKNTKEPPLSLTIHLTSPVVREEMEKVLAGETLSVNDPPDVLDRQKCLAALASLRHAKWFQARANGLKSCVIVIRVLRDLCTRVPTWGPLRGWPLELLCEKSIGTANRPMGAGEALRRVLECLASGIVMPDGSGIYDPCEKEATDAIGHLDRQQREDITQSAQHALRLAAFGQLHKVLGMDPLPSKMPKKPKNENPVDYTVQIPPSTTYAITPMKRPMEEDGDEKSPSKKKKKIQKKEEKTEPPQAMNALMRLNQLKPGLQYKLISQTGPVHAPIFTMSVEVDGSLFEASGPSKKTAKLHVAVKVLQDMGLPTGAEGRDSSKGDDSAEENEAKPTVMAPPPMMETSSNPNAAFPADASAENVKQQGPILTKHGKNPVMELNEKRRGLKYELISETGGSHDKRFVMEVEVDGQKFQGAGSNKKVAKAYAALAALEKLFPDAPLSLDANKKKRTPVPVRGGPKFAAKPHSPGFGMGGPMHNEVPPPPNLRGRGRGGNIRGRGRGRGFGGTNHGGYMNAGAGYGSYGYGGNSATAGYNYSGSGGRSGGNSYGSGGSSYNPGSHGGYGGGSGGGSSYQGKQGGYSSQSNYNSPGSGQNYSGPPGSYQSSQGGYSRNTDHSMNYQYR, encoded by the exons atg GCATTGTATCATCATCACTTCATCACGAGGAGAAGAAGG CGTCCAATGAGAATTTTTGTGAATGATGATCGCCATGTAATGGCAAAGCATTCTTCGGTTTATCCGACGCAAGAGGAGCTGGAGGCAGTGCAGAACATGGTGTCTCACACTGAGCGGGCCCTCAAAGCTGTGTCTGACTGGATCGATGAGCAAGAGAAGGGCACCGGCGAGCCCGCCGAGTCCGACAACATGGACACGACCCCTGATGATGAGAGCAAAGAGGGAGCTGG GGAACAGAAAGCTGAACACATGACCAGGACCCTCCGGGGTGTGATGCGGGTTGGCCTTGTGGCCAAGGGCCTTCTGCTAAAGGGAGATTTGGATCTGGAGCTGGTACTGCTCTGTAAGGAGAAGCCTACGACTGCCCTCCTGGACAAGGTGGCAGACAACCTGGCCATCCAGCTCGCT aCGGTAACAGAAGACAAGTATGAAATTCTCCAATCTGTGGATGATGCTGCAATTGtgataaaaaacacaaaagaacctCCATTATCCCTGACCATCCACCTGACATCCCCTGTTGtcagagaagaaatggaaaaagtatTAGCTGGAG AAACGCTATCAGTCAACGATCCCCCGGACGTTCTGGACAGGCAGAAATGCCTTGCTGCCTTGGCGTCCCTTCGACACGCCAAGTGGTTCCAG gccagagccaacGGGCTGAAGTCCTGTGTCATTGTCATCCGGGTACTGAGGGACCTGTGTACTCGTGTGCCCACCTGGGGACCCCTTAGAGGATGG CCCTTGGAGTTGCTGTGTGAGAAATCCATCGGCACGGCCAACAGACCCATGGGTGCTGGCGAGGCCCTGCGGAGAGTGCTGGAGTGCCTGGCGTCAGGCATCGTGATGCCAg ATGGTTCTGGCATTTATGACCCTTGTGAAAAAGAAGCCACTGATGCTATTGGGCATCTAGACAGACAGCAACGGGAAGATATCACACAGAGTGCGCAG CATGCGCTGCGGCTCGCTGCCTTTGGCCAACTCCATAAAGTGCTTGGCATGGACCCCTTGCCCTCTAAGATGCCCAAGAAACCAAAGAATGAGAACCCCGTGGACTACACCG TTCAAATCCCCCCCAGCACCACGTACGCCATTACACCCATGAAACGCCCCATGGAGGAGGATGGGGACGAGAAGTCCCcgagcaagaagaaaaagaagatccAGAAGAAAG AGGAGAAGACTGAGCCTCCCCAAGCCATGAATGCCCTGATGAGGCTGAACCAGCTAAAGCCAGGGCTGCAGTACAAGCTGATCTCGCAGACGGGCCCCGTACATGCCCCCATCTTTACCATGTCTGTGGAGGTGGATGGCAGCTTATTTGAGGCCTCAGGGCCATCCAAGAAGACTGCCAAGCTGCATGTGGCTGTTAAG GTGCTACAGGACATGGGCTTGCCAACAGGTGCTGAAGGCAGGGACTCTAGCAAGGGGGACGATTCTGCTGAGGAGAATGAGGCAAAGCCCACTGTGATGGCGCCGCCCCCCATGATGGAAACATCCTCAAACCCCAATGCTGCCTTTCCCGCAGATGCCAGTGCCGAG AACGTAAAACAGCAGGGGCCGATCTTGACTAAGCATGGCAAAAACCCCGTGATGGAACTCAACGAGAAGAGGCGCGGCTTGAAGTACGAGCTCATCTCTGAGACGGGTGGCAGCCACGACAAGCGTTTTGTCATGGAG GTTGAGGTGGATGGTCAGAAGTTTCAAGGTGCTGGCTCAAACAAGAAGGTGGCAAAGGCATATGCTGCTCTGGCTGCACTCGAAAAGCTTTTCCCTGATGCCCCCCTCTCCCTGGATgccaacaaaaagaagagaacccCTGTCCCTGTCAGAGGTGGACCCAAATTTGCTGCCAAG CCCCACAGCCCTGGCTTTGGCATGGGGGGACCCATGCACAATGAagtgcccccgccccccaatctTCGAGGCCGGGGACGAGGAGGCAACATCCGCGGGCGAGGCCGGGGACGAGGATTTGGTGGCACCAACCATGGAGGCTACATGAATGCTG GGGCCGGGTACGGCAGCTATGGCTACGGTGGCAACTCGGCGACAGCAGGCTACA ACTACAGTGGTAGTGGAGGCCGAAGTGGCGGGAACAGCTATGGCTCAGGCGGGTCCTCCTACAACCCTGGGTCACACGGGGGCTACGGCGGAGGTTCTGGGGGCGGCTCTTCATACCAAGGCAAACAAG GAGGCTACTCGTCACAGTCAAACTACAACTCCCCGGGGTCTGGACAGAACTACAGTGGCCCTCCTGGCTCCTACCAGTCCTCACAGGGGGGCTACAGCCGGAACACAGACCACAGCATGAACTATCAGTACAGATAA